In Methylocystis echinoides, one genomic interval encodes:
- the carB gene encoding carbamoyl-phosphate synthase large subunit, with the protein MPKRTDISTILIIGAGPIVIGQACEFDYSGTQACKALKAEGYRIVLVNSNPATIMTDPDLAHRTYVEPITPEFVAKIIEKERYAVPGGFALLPTMGGQTALNCALSLEKMGVLKKFDVEMIGATAHAIDKAEDRELFREAMTKIGLDTPRSHHVKTLTAALDALDDIGLPAIIRPSFTLGGTGGGIAYNKSEFIEIVERGIDASPTSEVLIEESVLGWKEYEMEVVRDKADNCIIVCSIENIDPMGVHTGDSITVAPALTLTDKEYQIMRDASLAVLREIGVETGGSNVQFAVDPRTGRMIVIEMNPRVSRSSALASKATGFPIAKVAARLAVGYTLDEIANDITGGATPASFEPTIDYVVTKIPRFAFEKFPGSEPVLTTAMKSVGEAMAIGRNFAESLQKALRSLETGLSGLDDIEIEGLGKGDDMNVLRGALGTPTPDRLLVVGQALRLGMSENEIHEASKIDPWFIARIAEIVALEAKVKKFGLPKDAENLRRLKFAGFSDARLATLAGVEEAAVRAARHALGVRPVYKRIDTCAAEFASPTAYMYSTYESPFAGALANEAAPSDGKKVVILGGGPNRIGQGIEFDYCCCHACFALDDAGFETIMINCNPETVSTDYDTSDRLYFEPLTNEDVGEILDVEKSRGTLAGVIVQYGGQTPLKLAHGLAAMGAPILGTPVDSIDLAEDRDRFKRLLDKLGLKQPKNGIAYSVEQARIVAGELGLPLVVRPSYVLGGRAMAIIRDATDLDDYLLGTLPTLVPSEIKTRYPNDKTGQINMVLGKNPLLFDRYLTDAIEVDVDCVADGEQAVIAGVMEHIEEAGIHSGDSACSLPPRSLAPEVVAELEAQTRSLAMALGVVGLMNVQFALKDGEIYVLEVNPRASRTVPFVAKVVGAPFAKIAARVMAGEKLSGFSLPTGPLKHIGVKEAVFPFARFPGVDTVLGPEMRSTGEVIGLDVAFDAAFVKSQLGGGAKAPREGVVFVSVRDADKPRIVPTIRALKEIGFSVVATGGTARFLQEEGIAAQKINKVSEGRPHIVDAIKNGAIQLVFNTTEGAQALADSRSLRRAALLHKVPYYTTLAGAIAAAQGVRAYVSGDLEARALQDYFEPAKD; encoded by the coding sequence ATGCCGAAAAGAACCGACATATCGACCATCCTGATCATCGGCGCGGGCCCCATCGTCATCGGCCAGGCCTGCGAATTCGACTATTCCGGCACCCAGGCGTGCAAGGCGCTCAAAGCCGAGGGCTACCGGATCGTGCTCGTCAACTCCAATCCGGCGACGATCATGACCGACCCGGATCTGGCGCATCGCACTTACGTCGAGCCGATCACGCCGGAGTTCGTCGCCAAGATCATCGAGAAGGAGCGCTACGCCGTTCCCGGCGGCTTCGCCCTGCTCCCCACCATGGGCGGCCAGACCGCGCTCAACTGCGCGCTCTCGCTCGAGAAGATGGGCGTGCTGAAAAAATTCGACGTCGAAATGATCGGCGCCACGGCGCACGCCATCGACAAGGCCGAAGATCGTGAACTGTTCCGCGAGGCGATGACCAAGATCGGCCTCGACACGCCGCGCTCGCATCACGTGAAGACCCTCACCGCGGCGCTCGACGCTTTGGACGACATCGGCCTTCCGGCCATCATCCGTCCCTCCTTCACCCTCGGCGGCACAGGCGGCGGCATCGCCTACAACAAGTCCGAGTTCATCGAGATCGTCGAGCGCGGAATCGACGCCTCGCCGACGAGCGAAGTGCTGATTGAAGAAAGCGTGCTCGGCTGGAAAGAGTACGAAATGGAGGTCGTCCGCGACAAGGCGGACAATTGCATCATTGTCTGCTCGATCGAGAACATCGATCCGATGGGCGTGCACACCGGCGACTCGATCACCGTCGCGCCGGCGCTGACCCTCACCGATAAAGAATACCAGATCATGCGCGACGCCTCGCTCGCCGTGCTGCGCGAGATCGGCGTCGAGACCGGCGGCTCGAACGTGCAATTCGCGGTCGATCCGCGCACCGGCCGCATGATCGTCATCGAGATGAATCCGCGCGTGTCGCGCTCCTCGGCGCTCGCGTCGAAAGCGACGGGCTTTCCCATCGCCAAGGTCGCCGCGCGCCTCGCCGTCGGCTACACGCTCGACGAGATCGCCAACGACATCACCGGCGGCGCGACGCCGGCCTCCTTCGAGCCGACGATCGATTACGTCGTCACCAAGATTCCGCGTTTTGCTTTCGAAAAATTTCCCGGCTCCGAGCCGGTGCTGACGACGGCGATGAAGTCGGTCGGCGAAGCCATGGCGATCGGCCGCAATTTTGCGGAATCCCTGCAAAAGGCGCTGCGCTCGCTGGAGACGGGCCTCTCGGGGCTCGACGACATCGAGATCGAAGGGCTCGGCAAAGGCGACGACATGAATGTGCTGCGCGGCGCGCTCGGCACGCCGACGCCGGACCGCCTGCTCGTCGTCGGCCAGGCGCTGCGCCTCGGCATGAGCGAGAACGAAATCCACGAAGCGAGCAAGATCGACCCCTGGTTCATCGCCCGCATCGCCGAAATCGTCGCGCTCGAAGCGAAGGTGAAGAAATTCGGCCTGCCCAAGGACGCCGAGAATTTACGCCGGCTCAAATTCGCCGGCTTCTCGGACGCGCGGCTCGCCACCCTCGCCGGCGTCGAGGAAGCCGCCGTGCGCGCCGCGCGCCACGCGCTCGGCGTGCGCCCGGTCTATAAGCGCATCGACACCTGCGCGGCGGAGTTCGCCTCGCCCACGGCCTATATGTATTCGACTTACGAATCGCCCTTCGCCGGCGCCCTCGCCAATGAAGCGGCGCCCTCGGACGGCAAGAAGGTCGTCATTCTCGGGGGCGGACCGAACCGCATCGGACAGGGCATCGAATTCGACTATTGCTGCTGTCACGCCTGTTTCGCGCTCGACGACGCCGGCTTCGAAACGATCATGATCAATTGCAATCCGGAGACGGTCTCGACGGATTACGACACGTCGGACCGCCTCTATTTCGAGCCGCTGACCAATGAGGACGTCGGCGAAATCCTCGACGTCGAAAAGTCGCGCGGAACGCTCGCCGGCGTCATCGTCCAATATGGCGGCCAGACGCCCTTGAAGCTCGCCCACGGCCTCGCCGCCATGGGCGCGCCGATCCTCGGCACGCCGGTCGATTCGATCGATCTCGCCGAAGACCGCGACCGCTTCAAGCGGCTTCTCGACAAGCTCGGCCTCAAGCAGCCCAAGAACGGCATCGCCTATTCGGTCGAACAGGCCCGCATCGTCGCGGGCGAATTGGGCCTGCCGCTCGTCGTGCGTCCGTCCTATGTGCTCGGCGGCCGCGCCATGGCGATCATTCGGGACGCGACCGACCTCGACGACTATCTGCTCGGCACGCTGCCGACCCTGGTGCCGTCGGAGATCAAGACGCGCTACCCCAATGACAAGACCGGGCAGATCAATATGGTGCTCGGCAAGAACCCGCTGCTCTTCGACCGCTATCTGACCGACGCCATTGAAGTGGACGTGGACTGCGTCGCCGACGGCGAACAGGCCGTCATCGCCGGGGTGATGGAGCATATCGAAGAGGCCGGCATCCATTCGGGCGACTCGGCCTGCTCGCTGCCGCCGCGCTCGCTCGCCCCCGAGGTCGTCGCCGAACTCGAGGCGCAGACCAGGAGCCTCGCCATGGCGCTCGGCGTCGTGGGCCTGATGAATGTGCAATTCGCCCTCAAGGACGGCGAAATCTACGTGCTCGAGGTTAATCCGCGCGCCTCGCGCACCGTGCCTTTCGTCGCCAAGGTCGTCGGCGCGCCTTTCGCCAAGATCGCCGCGCGCGTGATGGCGGGCGAGAAGCTCTCGGGCTTCTCCCTGCCGACGGGTCCGTTGAAACATATCGGCGTGAAGGAGGCCGTCTTCCCCTTCGCGCGCTTCCCCGGCGTCGACACGGTTCTCGGGCCGGAGATGCGCTCGACGGGCGAAGTGATCGGCCTCGACGTCGCCTTCGACGCGGCCTTTGTGAAGAGCCAGCTCGGCGGCGGCGCCAAGGCGCCGCGCGAGGGCGTCGTTTTCGTCTCGGTGCGCGACGCGGACAAGCCCCGCATCGTGCCGACCATCCGAGCCTTGAAAGAAATCGGCTTCAGCGTCGTCGCGACCGGCGGCACCGCCCGCTTCCTGCAGGAGGAGGGCATCGCCGCGCAGAAGATCAACAAGGTCTCGGAAGGCCGGCCGCACATCGTCGACGCCATCAAGAACGGCGCGATTCAGCTCGTGTTCAACACGACCGAAGGGGCCCAGGCGCTCGCGGATTCGCGTTCCTTGCGCCGCGCCGCCCTTCTGCATAAGGTTCCCTATTATACGACCCTCGCAGGCGCTATTGCGGCGGCGCAGGGGGTCAGGGCCTATGTGTCGGGAGACCTCGAGGCGCGGGCGCTACAGGATTATTTCGAGCCTGCAAAAGACTGA
- the greA gene encoding transcription elongation factor GreA — translation MDKVPMTAAGYAALGEELRRRQQEDRPRIIQQIAEARAHGDLSENAEYHAAKEAQSLNEGRIAELEDKLSRAEVIDVAKLTGSTIKFGATVTVVDEDTEEEKAYQIVGETEADVKSGRVSITSPIARALIGKKVGDTVEVKTPGGGKSYEILKVAFV, via the coding sequence GTGGACAAGGTGCCCATGACAGCCGCAGGATATGCGGCGCTCGGAGAGGAACTGCGCCGCCGTCAACAGGAGGACAGGCCGCGCATCATCCAGCAGATCGCCGAAGCCCGCGCGCATGGCGATCTCTCGGAGAACGCCGAATATCACGCCGCCAAGGAAGCGCAGTCGCTCAATGAAGGCCGCATCGCCGAGCTCGAGGACAAGCTCTCGCGCGCCGAGGTGATCGACGTCGCCAAACTCACGGGCTCGACGATCAAGTTCGGCGCAACCGTCACCGTGGTCGACGAGGATACCGAGGAGGAGAAAGCCTATCAGATCGTCGGCGAGACCGAAGCCGACGTGAAGAGCGGCCGCGTCTCCATCACGAGCCCCATCGCCCGCGCGCTGATCGGCAAGAAGGTCGGCGACACGGTGGAGGTGAAAACACCCGGCGGCGGCAAGAGTTACGAAATTCTGAAGGTCGCTTTTGTGTAA
- a CDS encoding mitochondrial fission ELM1 family protein, whose translation MAFIQMAEHERPVSCEAGVRLGATLRIITDGRAGHEAQTLGLAEALGLGPDIRAVDPRPPYSSLAPFGPPDPRDAFAYAAPYPDIALAAGRRALPALRRLKRDSGGRVFTIYVNAPALGWNAADLIVAPRHDRLKGANVISPLTPPNRITPARLAEARAAPDPRIAVLPRPRVAMLIGGAEGVIHDLDHIAGALLQGGFGVMATPSRRTPPEVAQALRTALSGPGGFCWDGSGENPYLSILANADRLVVTGDSVNMVGEAVATGVPVHVIEPLAPRPKIRAYLAALETAGAIRIWRGPFEDWTYTPINSTPMIAARIAADFASFSS comes from the coding sequence GTGGCCTTCATTCAAATGGCTGAGCACGAGCGTCCCGTCTCCTGCGAAGCGGGAGTGAGACTCGGAGCAACGCTCCGCATCATTACCGACGGCCGCGCCGGGCATGAGGCGCAGACGCTCGGGCTCGCGGAGGCGCTGGGCCTCGGGCCAGACATTCGCGCCGTCGACCCGCGCCCGCCCTATTCGTCGCTCGCGCCCTTCGGCCCGCCGGACCCGCGCGACGCCTTCGCCTATGCCGCACCCTACCCGGACATTGCGCTCGCCGCCGGGCGGCGCGCCTTGCCGGCGCTGCGGCGGCTGAAGCGCGACTCTGGGGGGCGTGTCTTCACGATCTATGTCAACGCCCCGGCGCTCGGCTGGAACGCCGCCGATCTCATCGTCGCGCCGCGCCATGACCGTCTCAAGGGCGCCAATGTGATTTCGCCGCTGACGCCGCCGAATCGCATCACACCGGCGCGCCTCGCCGAGGCCCGCGCCGCCCCCGACCCGCGCATCGCCGTCCTGCCCCGCCCGAGGGTCGCCATGCTGATCGGCGGGGCCGAGGGCGTCATCCATGACCTCGACCATATCGCCGGCGCCCTGCTCCAGGGCGGGTTCGGGGTGATGGCGACGCCCTCGCGGCGCACGCCGCCCGAGGTCGCGCAGGCATTACGGACGGCGCTCTCGGGGCCCGGCGGCTTCTGCTGGGACGGTTCGGGCGAAAACCCCTATCTCTCCATTCTCGCCAACGCCGATCGCCTCGTCGTTACGGGAGACAGCGTCAATATGGTCGGCGAAGCGGTCGCGACCGGCGTCCCGGTCCATGTGATCGAACCCCTGGCCCCGCGCCCGAAGATCCGCGCCTATCTCGCCGCGCTGGAAACGGCCGGCGCCATCCGCATTTGGCGCGGTCCTTTCGAGGACTGGACCTATACGCCCATCAATTCGACGCCGATGATCGCCGCGCGCATCGCGGCGGATTTCGCCAGTTTCTCCTCCTGA
- the trxB gene encoding thioredoxin-disulfide reductase, producing the protein MSAPKHARVIIIGSGPAGYTAAIYAARAMLEPMLIAGFDQGGQLMITTDVENYPGFAEPVQGPWLMEQMRLQAEHVGTKLVSDHIVEARLETRPFTLIGDSGATYTCDALIVATGAKAKWLGIPSEEKFKGFGVSACATCDGFFFRGKKVIVVGGGNTAVEEALYLSNLASHVTLVHRRDMLRSERVLQERLRQQANVSVLFNHVIDEIVGVEGPLAVTGARVKNVLTGETQTLDAEGVFIAIGHAPASELFKGQLTVKPSGYIAVEAGTTRTNIPGVYAAGDVADEVYRQAVTAAGLGCMAALEVEKFLLGAPALATEPA; encoded by the coding sequence ATGTCCGCCCCCAAGCATGCGCGCGTCATCATCATCGGCTCCGGGCCCGCCGGCTATACAGCCGCGATCTACGCCGCGCGCGCCATGCTGGAGCCGATGCTCATCGCCGGCTTCGACCAGGGCGGCCAGCTCATGATCACCACTGACGTCGAGAACTACCCCGGCTTCGCGGAGCCCGTTCAGGGGCCGTGGCTCATGGAGCAGATGCGGCTTCAGGCCGAGCATGTCGGCACGAAGCTCGTCTCCGACCACATTGTGGAGGCCCGTCTCGAGACCCGCCCCTTCACCTTGATCGGCGACAGCGGCGCGACCTACACCTGCGACGCGCTGATCGTCGCGACGGGCGCGAAGGCCAAATGGCTCGGCATCCCGAGCGAGGAGAAATTCAAGGGTTTCGGCGTTTCCGCCTGCGCGACCTGCGACGGCTTCTTCTTCCGCGGCAAAAAGGTCATCGTGGTGGGCGGCGGCAACACCGCGGTCGAGGAGGCGCTCTATCTCTCCAACCTCGCCTCGCATGTGACGCTGGTGCACCGCCGCGACATGCTGCGCTCCGAGCGCGTGCTGCAGGAGCGGCTGCGCCAGCAGGCGAACGTCTCCGTTCTGTTCAATCATGTGATCGATGAAATCGTCGGCGTGGAAGGCCCGCTCGCCGTCACCGGGGCGCGGGTGAAGAATGTCCTTACCGGCGAGACGCAGACGCTCGACGCCGAGGGCGTCTTCATCGCCATCGGCCATGCGCCCGCCTCCGAACTGTTCAAGGGCCAGCTCACGGTGAAGCCCTCTGGCTATATCGCCGTCGAGGCCGGCACGACGCGCACCAACATCCCCGGCGTCTACGCCGCCGGCGACGTCGCCGACGAAGTCTACCGCCAGGCCGTGACCGCCGCCGGGCTCGGCTGCATGGCCGCGCTGGAGGTCGAGAAATTTCTGCTCGGCGCGCCGGCGCTGGCCACCGAGCCCGCTTGA
- a CDS encoding CDGSH iron-sulfur domain-containing protein, whose product MTERVIFQKKAMPVEVEEGKTYYWCACGRSAKQPFCDGAHKGSGIEPVAYKAEATGKAFFCGCKHSRKEPLCDGTHKEL is encoded by the coding sequence ATGACAGAACGCGTCATCTTCCAGAAGAAAGCCATGCCGGTCGAGGTGGAGGAAGGAAAGACCTATTACTGGTGCGCCTGCGGCCGCAGCGCCAAGCAGCCCTTCTGCGACGGCGCCCACAAGGGCTCGGGGATCGAGCCCGTCGCCTACAAGGCCGAGGCCACCGGCAAGGCGTTTTTCTGCGGCTGCAAGCATTCAAGGAAAGAGCCGCTCTGCGACGGCACGCATAAGGAGCTGTAA
- the glyS gene encoding glycine--tRNA ligase subunit beta: MPDLLLELFSEEIPARMQRQAADDLKKLVTNALVDRGLTYEGAAAYATPRRLALQVVGLPGRQPDVREERKGPRVGAPEAAIQGFLKSAGLASLEQARIEKDKKGAEFYLAVIERAGAATIDVLAEILPGIVKSFPWPKSMRWGAASERTESLRWVRPLHAIVATFGPETETPDVVPFEVDGVRSGDVTRGHRFLAPAPFRVRRFEDYAMGLERAKVVIDPARRRDIILHDAKDLAFAQGLELIEDVGLLEEVGGLVEWPVTLMGSFDESFLSIPPEVIRATIRVNQKCFVLRKGDALTNKFILVSNIEAADGGATVVAGNERVIAARLSDAKFFYETDLKTRLEDRLPKLDQIVFHEKLGTQGERVKRIAAFARELAPVVGADPEKAARAATLCKADLVSEMVGEFPELQGLMGRYYATAQGEDASVAAACEEHYKPQGPSDRIPTDPVSIAVALADKLDTLVGFWAIDEKPTGSKDPYALRRAALGVIRIVLENELRAPLAQIVDRHYNDFSFHAKALKKTDSGMVGVKAVELLEFFIERLKVYLRDKGARYDLIDAALGAVAFADSEEEPAAAAPLQDDLLMITKKVEALDKFLATDDGKNLLAGFKRAVNILKAEEKKDGPQAYSHRHAPNLRIEPQEHKLAAAIARAREETAERLAKEDFAGAMRALSHLRAPVDAFFDHVTVNADNADLRLNRLRLLAELRRVMMGVADFGKVAGEAQA; this comes from the coding sequence ATGCCCGATCTTCTCCTCGAACTGTTCTCCGAAGAAATTCCGGCGCGCATGCAGCGGCAGGCGGCTGACGACTTGAAGAAGCTCGTCACCAACGCCCTCGTCGACCGTGGGCTGACCTATGAGGGCGCCGCCGCCTACGCCACGCCGCGCCGGCTCGCGCTGCAGGTCGTCGGCCTGCCCGGCCGCCAGCCGGACGTGCGCGAGGAGCGCAAAGGGCCCCGCGTCGGCGCGCCGGAGGCGGCGATCCAGGGCTTTCTGAAAAGCGCCGGGCTCGCCTCGCTCGAGCAGGCGCGGATCGAGAAGGACAAGAAGGGCGCGGAATTCTATCTCGCGGTGATCGAGCGCGCCGGCGCGGCGACGATCGACGTGCTGGCGGAAATCCTGCCGGGGATCGTGAAAAGCTTCCCGTGGCCCAAGTCCATGCGCTGGGGCGCCGCTTCGGAGCGCACAGAGAGTCTGCGCTGGGTGCGCCCGCTGCATGCCATCGTCGCCACCTTCGGGCCGGAGACCGAGACGCCGGACGTCGTGCCCTTCGAGGTCGACGGCGTTCGTTCGGGCGACGTCACGCGCGGCCATCGCTTCCTCGCGCCGGCGCCCTTCCGCGTGCGGCGCTTCGAGGATTACGCGATGGGGCTGGAGCGCGCCAAGGTCGTTATCGACCCGGCGCGGCGGCGCGACATCATCCTGCATGACGCCAAGGACCTCGCCTTCGCACAGGGGCTCGAACTTATCGAGGACGTCGGGCTTCTGGAGGAGGTCGGCGGCCTCGTCGAATGGCCGGTGACGCTGATGGGCTCTTTCGACGAGAGCTTCCTGTCGATCCCGCCCGAAGTCATTCGCGCGACGATCCGCGTGAACCAGAAGTGCTTTGTGCTTCGCAAAGGCGACGCGCTGACCAACAAATTCATCCTCGTCTCCAATATCGAGGCGGCGGACGGCGGCGCCACGGTCGTCGCCGGCAATGAGCGCGTCATCGCCGCGCGGCTCTCGGACGCGAAATTCTTCTACGAGACGGACCTCAAGACGAGACTGGAAGACCGGCTGCCGAAGCTCGACCAGATCGTCTTCCACGAGAAGCTCGGCACGCAGGGCGAGCGCGTGAAGCGCATCGCCGCCTTCGCCCGCGAACTGGCGCCGGTCGTCGGCGCCGATCCGGAGAAGGCCGCGCGCGCCGCGACGCTGTGCAAGGCCGATCTCGTCTCGGAGATGGTCGGCGAATTCCCCGAGCTGCAGGGGCTGATGGGCCGCTATTACGCGACCGCGCAGGGCGAGGACGCTTCGGTCGCCGCCGCCTGCGAGGAGCATTACAAGCCGCAGGGGCCGAGCGACCGCATCCCGACCGACCCCGTCTCCATCGCCGTGGCGCTCGCCGACAAGCTCGACACGCTCGTCGGCTTCTGGGCGATCGACGAGAAGCCGACCGGCAGCAAGGACCCCTATGCGCTGCGGAGGGCGGCGCTCGGCGTCATCCGGATCGTGCTGGAGAATGAACTGCGCGCGCCTTTGGCGCAGATCGTCGACCGCCATTACAACGACTTCTCCTTCCACGCAAAAGCGCTGAAGAAGACGGACAGCGGCATGGTCGGCGTGAAGGCGGTCGAGCTTTTGGAATTTTTCATCGAGCGCCTGAAGGTCTACTTGCGGGACAAGGGGGCGCGCTACGATCTTATTGATGCGGCGCTCGGCGCCGTGGCCTTCGCCGACTCCGAGGAGGAGCCGGCCGCGGCCGCGCCTCTGCAGGACGATCTGCTCATGATCACGAAGAAGGTCGAAGCGCTCGACAAATTCCTCGCCACCGACGACGGCAAGAATCTGCTCGCCGGCTTCAAGCGCGCGGTCAATATTCTCAAGGCCGAGGAAAAGAAGGACGGGCCGCAGGCCTATTCCCACCGCCACGCGCCCAATCTGCGAATCGAGCCGCAGGAGCACAAGCTCGCCGCCGCCATCGCCCGGGCCCGCGAGGAGACGGCCGAGCGGCTGGCGAAGGAGGATTTCGCGGGCGCCATGCGCGCGCTGTCGCATCTGCGCGCGCCGGTCGACGCCTTCTTCGACCATGTGACGGTAAACGCCGACAACGCCGACTTGCGCCTGAACCGCCTGCGCCTGCTCGCGGAACTGCGTCGGGTGATGATGGGCGTGGCCGACTTCGGCAAGGTCGCCGGCGAAGCCCAAGCATAA
- a CDS encoding L,D-transpeptidase: protein MSILYSSRRSFVFGLVGAAAFAGRPAFAGEMLKDIAQLKPGDYTWHPERAETGPVSVVVSIPEQRVHVYRNGIRIAVSTCSTGKPGHATPTGVFVVLEKDKNHHSSIYDDAPMPNMNRLTWSGVALHAGNLPGYPASHGCVRLPVKFSELLFGVTHIGTPVIIAGAHTDPWELTHPGMVLSGYAEQEFEQVVSSLDGKKHPSDWAAAESYPVTSVIVSSADRVIELIENDRVVARSKLTLKGGDALGSHVFVLNGAANDARGLRWSAITHSAAASPAMRDDAVMQRIGAEPAFVEAMQTRMHPGMTMVLTDAPLSPDSRSGKDFVIVTTG, encoded by the coding sequence ATGAGCATCCTTTATTCGTCCCGTCGCAGCTTTGTTTTCGGACTGGTGGGCGCCGCCGCTTTCGCAGGCCGGCCGGCCTTTGCCGGCGAAATGCTGAAGGATATCGCGCAGCTCAAGCCCGGAGACTATACTTGGCATCCCGAGCGCGCCGAGACGGGGCCGGTGTCGGTCGTCGTCTCGATCCCCGAGCAGCGCGTCCACGTTTATCGCAACGGCATCCGAATAGCGGTCTCCACCTGCTCGACCGGCAAGCCGGGCCATGCGACCCCGACGGGCGTGTTCGTCGTGCTGGAGAAGGACAAGAATCATCACTCGTCGATCTACGACGACGCGCCCATGCCCAATATGAACCGGCTGACCTGGTCCGGCGTCGCCTTGCACGCCGGCAATCTGCCCGGCTACCCGGCCTCGCACGGCTGCGTGCGCCTGCCGGTGAAGTTCTCGGAACTGCTGTTCGGCGTCACCCATATCGGCACGCCGGTCATCATCGCCGGCGCTCATACCGACCCCTGGGAGCTGACGCATCCCGGCATGGTGCTCTCGGGCTATGCCGAACAGGAATTCGAGCAGGTCGTCTCGAGCCTCGACGGCAAGAAGCACCCCTCGGACTGGGCGGCGGCGGAGAGCTATCCCGTCACGAGCGTCATCGTCTCATCCGCCGATCGTGTGATCGAGCTCATCGAAAACGACCGCGTCGTCGCGCGCTCCAAGCTCACTCTCAAGGGCGGCGACGCGCTCGGCTCGCATGTCTTCGTCTTGAACGGCGCGGCCAATGACGCGCGCGGCCTGAGGTGGAGCGCCATCACCCACAGCGCCGCGGCGTCGCCGGCGATGCGCGACGACGCCGTGATGCAGCGAATCGGCGCCGAGCCCGCTTTCGTCGAGGCGATGCAGACGCGCATGCACCCCGGCATGACCATGGTGCTCACCGACGCGCCCCTCTCGCCCGACAGCCGCAGCGGCAAGGATTTCGTCATCGTCACCACGGGGTGA
- a CDS encoding bifunctional UDP-sugar hydrolase/5'-nucleotidase yields the protein MRRPLAVVLFLLALSCESAAAERLVNLTLLVFSDIYEMDERNGRGGFARVSGVLKAERAKTKATLVALAGDALSPSLLSSLDKGAHIVELLNLVGVDVFTPGNHEFDFGEDVFRARMDALHATRLAANLRDGAGRPLPGFADSAIIDVEGVRIGVIGLTEDESRERSNTETLRIFPAIETARREARRLRDAGADLIVAVTHSEWTDDLRLAKTGLIDVILSGHDHNLFVAYDGRAVIAETQADGAQLVAVDLAVTVSDAGARKVAWSPKFRILDTGDVAPDPAVAARADEIRARLDKGLDEPIGVTQKELDGRKASVRTRETALGDYLADAMRAATGADVAILNGGAIRGDAVLPAGATLTRKSVLAALPFANRLVTIELSGADLRAALESAYGALGKDAGRFAQISGARLALRRDAVPGSRLLAIAIGGAPLDEKRLYRIATNDYLANGKDGYDALLRGRPLVTEDAAPLLSAVVIEAIRKAGAISPAVDGRITIE from the coding sequence ATGCGCCGCCCTCTCGCCGTCGTCCTCTTCCTTCTCGCGCTGTCTTGCGAATCGGCGGCGGCGGAGCGCCTCGTCAATCTCACGCTGCTCGTCTTCAGCGACATCTATGAGATGGACGAGCGCAATGGGCGCGGGGGATTTGCGCGCGTCTCGGGCGTCTTGAAGGCGGAGCGCGCCAAGACCAAAGCGACCCTCGTCGCGCTTGCGGGGGACGCTCTGTCGCCGTCGCTTCTCTCGAGTCTCGACAAAGGCGCGCATATCGTCGAACTGCTCAATCTCGTGGGCGTCGACGTCTTCACACCGGGCAATCACGAGTTCGATTTCGGCGAGGACGTATTTCGCGCGCGCATGGACGCGTTGCACGCCACGCGTCTCGCCGCCAATCTGCGCGACGGCGCGGGGCGTCCGCTGCCGGGCTTCGCCGACAGCGCGATCATCGACGTGGAGGGCGTGCGGATCGGCGTCATCGGCCTGACCGAGGACGAGTCGCGCGAACGCTCGAACACGGAGACGCTGCGCATTTTCCCGGCGATCGAAACCGCGCGGCGGGAGGCGCGGCGGCTGCGCGACGCGGGCGCCGATCTCATCGTGGCGGTCACCCATTCCGAGTGGACGGACGATCTGCGCCTCGCCAAGACCGGCCTCATCGACGTCATCCTCTCCGGCCACGACCACAATCTCTTCGTCGCCTATGACGGACGCGCCGTCATCGCCGAGACGCAAGCCGACGGCGCGCAGCTCGTCGCCGTCGATCTTGCCGTTACCGTGTCCGACGCCGGCGCGCGCAAGGTCGCGTGGTCGCCAAAGTTCCGCATCCTCGATACGGGGGACGTTGCGCCCGACCCCGCCGTCGCCGCGCGCGCCGACGAAATTCGCGCCCGGCTGGACAAGGGTCTCGACGAGCCGATCGGCGTCACGCAGAAAGAACTGGATGGACGCAAGGCGAGCGTGCGCACGCGCGAGACCGCGCTCGGCGACTACCTCGCCGACGCCATGCGCGCCGCAACCGGCGCCGATGTGGCGATTCTCAACGGCGGGGCCATTCGCGGCGACGCCGTCCTCCCCGCCGGCGCGACGCTGACGCGAAAGAGCGTGCTCGCCGCTTTGCCCTTCGCCAACAGGCTCGTGACGATCGAACTCAGCGGCGCCGATCTGCGCGCGGCGCTGGAGAGCGCCTATGGCGCGCTCGGCAAGGATGCGGGGCGCTTCGCACAAATCTCCGGCGCGCGTCTCGCGCTGCGGCGCGACGCGGTTCCAGGCTCGCGCCTCCTCGCCATCGCCATCGGCGGCGCGCCGCTCGACGAGAAGCGGCTCTACAGGATCGCGACGAACGACTATCTCGCCAACGGCAAGGACGGCTATGACGCCCTGCTTCGCGGCCGGCCGCTCGTCACCGAGGACGCGGCGCCGCTGCTCTCCGCGGTCGTCATCGAGGCGATCCGCAAGGCGGGGGCCATTTCGCCGGCGGTCGACGGGCGGATCACGATCGAGTGA